Genomic DNA from Prunus persica cultivar Lovell chromosome G1, Prunus_persica_NCBIv2, whole genome shotgun sequence:
TCCAGGCTACTTCCTATGCATCTCCATGTACCCCATTTCACTCTGATCTATCTCAAATAGCATTTCCTCATTTTTATGTCAATATAAAAAGATATGCGTGGAAATGTCATATACCTAGAGATATCTCCAGTCCATCCTTTTGGACGTCAATGTGTTTTGGAGTTTTCAAACTGTTATTCATGTTGCAGGCTTATTCTACTGTTGGAACCCCAGATTATATTGCCCCAGAAGTTTTGCTGAAGAAAGGATATGGAATGGAATGTGATTGGTCAGTGTATAagactggttttttttttttttttcaaatttgccTTTACATGCAGCTGAGATATTGTTAATACTTTCCAGGTGGTCGCTTGGGGCTATTATGTATGAAATGCTTGTGGGGTATCCACCCTTTTATTCAGATGAGCCCATGTCAACTTGTAGGAAGGTAATTTTCAAGGGCACTGGTGtttacttttcattttatatgCCAACGTATACCAAGCTATGGCTTTAGGATATATGTGCGGTAAACATGACACTGGTGGGATGCAGTTTTGTACTTAtgaatatatcatatatggaGCTTGCTTTCTGGTGATTGGAGGAATCACACTTTTGGTTATGTCTTaattgtttcattttcttactcTTTATTCACCCATTctcattatttttgtccatATTGTCGTTTATGGTTGAACAGTACCTCTTTTCTCATTTATCCAGATAGTTAATTGGAGAACTCATTTGAAATTTCCTGAAGAagccaaactctctccggaaGCAAAGGATCTCATTAGTAAACTCTTATGTAATGTTGATCAGAGGCTTGGAACTAAAGGGGCAGATGAAATAAAGGTGTTGTGTGGTGTGTCCTATTCTAGATTCTCAAATTTACTGTTAGAATTGGACTGGTAACTGGTGAAATTAACTAGTTGGCCTTGTTATTTTCAGGCTCACTCCTGGTTTAAAGGCATTGAATGGGACAAATTGTATCAAATGAAGGCTGCATTTATCCCCGAGGTCAATGATGAATTGGATACCCAGAACTTTGAGAAGTTTGAAGAGGTAGGTTTTAGTTTcgtatatgtatgtgtatgtaCACACAGCATGATTAGCCATTCTTGGGCATGTTTTTGCTAACCCTTTCTGTCCCTTTATCCTTATTTGCTGGTGGTAGGGTGACAACCAGATTGAAAGTTCAACAAGATCTGGTCCATGGAGAAAGGTTGGTGCATATCGTTTCAGTCATATGCATTTTGATTCTGGAGCTCTGCTCTCATAATATTTATATCATTGTATCACATAATGCTTCTGTTGCTTGAGCATTTCGTTAGCTAATCCTGCTTTGTTTCACCTCTCCTTGGACTCTTTCCTGTTTATGAATTTCCTTTCAAACATTGATGCTGCTTGGTTAGAAGAAATTGCTTTACCAAAACTGCAACTTCTTCAACCTCTTTCAAGAaagttatttataaaaaaaatttgaatgttttctttggaatgaataataatttccttttttgactaaacaaaatatattagTTCCTTTCTACGCGTGGTGGGCACTTGATTGCAAGACCCTGAGGACATTTATCATAATATAGAAGCAATGGGGTTCATGAGTTTTCCATCGAGTAATATGGTGTCTTTAGTATATGGGTTTGGTCAGTGTGCCCATAATATATAGTGTCATATTTTTAGGAGAATGAGTACTTTTGCATGATAACGAGCTATAGGATTAACATAGGATCTATGTACTTTTTCTGAGTTGTAAATCATGTGTatcatttttataataaacaaTGGTCACTGCtaatattttggttgctgtgtCAAATGTAGATGCTGTCTTCTAAAGATGTCAACTTTGTGGGTTACACATACAAGAACTTCGAAATCGTAAATGATAATCAATTGCCTGGGATTGGTATTACCTTCCATCCTTTTATATAGCGTATCTATGTACTCGTTTGAATCGACTTTTCTTAATTGTATGCATTAATTTTTGCAGctgaattgaagaagaagagcacaAAACCTAAGCGGCCTTCCATCAAGTCCCTTTTCGGTAAGATATTCTAATAAGTTGTTTTCCTCGCTCATATGAAATAGTATCCCTTCATGTGCTGCAAAGAGTGAAATGATATATTGTGAATTCTGAAACTGAATGGttcatttatttaatatgTTTGCTTTTGGTAACCGAAGTGTTTGCTTTTTCTTATTGTTCTGGAACATGTGCTAGAATCCTTTAATTATCTTTGGCATAGTCTCCAAAACATAAGGACATTATTTGTTTTGTCGACAGATGATGAGTCTGCTATGGTTGCCAATCAACCTGCTCAAGGAAGCTTTATGAAGCTCCTCCCTCCCCAACTAGAAGCCCCTGAGAAACAGAGTGAATCCCAATGATGTGCACTAGTTTCTCGCATAACTTCCAGTGGCTGTAGAGTTCCAACCAAAGAGAATGTTTTTTCGGTGATTAATTTATCGTTAGATCGGGGCAAAGGCCTCAGAAACCAATGGTTTGGCATATTAGTTAGTTCTTGGGTCTGGGTCTGGTCTGCTATGTTGCTTTTTTGTCACATATTTTCTGCAAAGTATATATTCTTTGAAAATCGTTGtgtattctttatttttactcCCTTTGTCAAGATGCAATGTACAATTGCCACATATTTGTTCATGTATTTAACTTGTGTTGATGATTATCATACCAATGCTATATAATGAAAAGAGTAAATTGGATCATTAGTCTCTTACCTCTTACCCGACTAAATCAGTCCCTTGTAGAGGACAGCAAAACAAGAATGTCATCTAAGGGTTTGGAGTGTACAGAACTCAATATTTAATTCTTactttattgttattattttttctttttgtctttttttctgTTGGTCTCTGTATTATATTGTTCATTCATTTCATTCCCCAGCTTTTTACTAGGCTTAAAAAATGGTACtttgaagaaacaaaatttgttttctttaaggGAAAAGAAGGTTAATCTAACATGAAAAAGACAATGAAAAACGTTCCTTGCTTCAAGTTCATATCCCCCTTACCCTTAGATTATTTAAGACTAGTTTTTGACTCTCTCGTGAAAACATGAAAGAGACCATGAAAACTTAATTGAGTCAAGAAAGAATCAGAGAAAACCCCAATAAGCAAAGGATGGTACGTCGTAGTAGCAAACACTTCTTCAAAATCGTTCATGGAAGACACAGCAACCGAAGTATAAATCTAATCTCGGGGAAAAGAtcaaagaacccaaaacaacAATGCTTATAGCCAGACAAAAAACCAATCACCAAGAACCCTCCAAAACCCATGAGCTCCATCCAAACACTGCTCAAAACCCTCTTCAAGAATCCCAGCACCATTAAATCCCAGTCCCAGGCCAAACAGCTCCATGCCCAAATCCTCAAAACCAAAGGCCCTTCACCTCCTGACCTGTCCTTTGTGCTCTCTGTTTACTCAAACTTGAACCTCTTACATGACTCCCTCACTCTCTTCAACACCTTCCATTCTCCTCCCACCACTCTTGCATGGAAGTCCATTATTAGATGCTACACTTCCCATGGCCTCTGCCGCCATTCCTTGGCTTCCTTTGTAGAAATGAAGGCTTTTGGCATATACCCAGATCACAATGTGTTCCCTTCTGTGCTTAAATCATGCACATTGATTAAGGACTTGAGGTTTGGTGAGTCAGTTCATGGGTGCATTGTTCGGTTTGGTATGGATTGTGATTTATATACATGTAATGCTCTTATGAATATGTACGCCAAGTTAGAGGCTTTGGCTGAGACTGGTGAGCAGAGGTTTAGTGCGCCCAAGTTGTTTGATGGAATGCCTCAACGAAATCAAGTTAGTAAATTTGGGAGTGATTTAGGTAGTTCTGTGGAATTGAGTGGTAGAACTGTGTCTTTGGAGGTAAAAAGTGAGGGAAGGATGCTACTTTCGGATGGGAATGCAAAGAGAGAAGTGGGTGGTGGTGACACTTTGTATAGTAGTCAATCAAATAAACTGAGTAATAAGTTGCAGGTGCAGGTAATGGGCATTGACAGGAATGTTAATTTGATTTCATCTAGAGAGGCAACTCCTCAAATTGACGCATACCGGGAAGTTGATGATAAATTTAATGGGAACGTTAATAAGGTTTTTATGCATAAGGAAGACCAAAGAGGTACCAAAGTGGACAGCGTGAGAAAGGTCTTTGACTTGATGCCAAAAAGAGATATTGTTTCCTGGAATACAGTGATTGCGGGGAATGCACAGAATGGGATGTGTGAAGAAGCTTTAGCAATGGTCAAAGATATGGGCAATGCCAACTTGAAGCCTGATTCTTTCACTTTGTCTAGCGTCCTTCCAGTTTTTGCAGAATATGTAGATGTTATCAAGGGAAAGGAGATTCATGGGTATGCAATAAGACATGGGTTTGATGCAGATGTATTCGTAGGGAGTAgcttaattgacatgtatgcaaACTGCAATCGAATTAAAGATTCACTTCGGGTGTTCAACCTGCTACCTAAGCGTGATGCCATTTCATGGAACTCAATCATTGCAGGTTGCGTGCAGAATAGTATGTTTGATGAAGGACTGATATTCTTTCGGCAGATGTTGATGGGTAAGATTAAGCCTGTGCCGGTATCCTTTTCAAGTACCATTCCAGCTTGTGCTCACTTGACAACACTACATCTAGGGAAGCAGCTCCATGGATATATAATTAGGGGGGGATTTGAGGACAATGTGTTCGTAGCGAGCTCACTGGTGGACATGTATGCCAAATGTGGCAACATTAGGATAGCGAGGTGGATTTTTGATAAAATGGAGCAACATGACATGGTCTCGTGGACAGCCATGATTATGGGATATGCTTTGCACGGTCATGCCCCTGATGCTTTTTCCTCATTTGAGCAGATGGAAGGAGAGGCAGTAAAACCTAACTATGTCTCCTTCATGGCTGTATTGACCGCATGTAGCCATGCTGGATTGGTAGACAAAGCTTGGAAGTATTTTAATAGTATGACTAAAAAATATGATATTGCTCCTGGTATAGAGCACTATGCTGCTGTTGCAGATGTTCTTGGTAGAGCTGGAAGGTTGGAGGAAGCTTATCAGTTTATCTCTAGCATGCATATGGAACCAACAGGAAGTGTATGGTTAACATTGTTGGCTGCTTGTAGAGTTCACAAGAATGTTGAATTGGCTGAGaaggttgctgagaaaatatTTACAGTTGATCCCGAGAACATGGGAGCTTATGTGCTGTTGTCAAACGTATATTCTGCTGCTAAGAGATGGAAAGATGCAGTGAAAGTGAGAACCTGTATGAGGGATAAGGGCTTGAAAAAGAAGCCAGCCTGCAGCTGGGTTGAAGTTAAAAACAAGGTTCATGCTTTTGTGGCAGAAGATAAATCCCACCCATATTATGATCGAATAATTGAGGCTCTAGATGTCATTTCGGAGCAGATGGAACGAGAAGGGTATGTGCCCAACACAAATGAAGTGCTCCATGATGTTGAGGAGGAGCAAAAGAAGTACTTATTGTACCACCACAGTGAAAGGCTTGCCATAGCATTTGGCATCATCAGCTCTCCTGCTGGGGCAACAATTCGAGTAACGAAGAACATTCGGGTGTGCGTGGACTGCCACGCAGCAATAAAATTTATGTCGAAGATCGTCGGGAGAGAGATGATTGTCAGGGATAATAGCAGGTTTCACCATTTCAAGGATGGAGAGTGTTCCTGTGGAGATTACTGGTGAGATAAACAATGAGATCATGCCAACTTAATTGAAGGCATCTTTTGCCAGACTCATAGTCATTGACACATTTAGGACAAGAGGAGGAATGTTTAGGGAGCAACTCAAAttaggtaaattattttttgcagTCATAATCTGtacaaaaatttgagtttgaaattcataaatttctatttattacaTTTACATTTTTACTTGATGAGGGTTGTATGATATGTTCATTATCAATGTTACGAGATTAACATATTTGAAAGGCAATACCGGCCTGACCCATTGGTTGGCCTGGGTTTGACCAAAAACCAAGAGGTTGAGAGTAGTaaaagttttttctttctatttttagtTCAAGCAATGGTCTAAATTAGGAGAGAGACTTTCATGCACGAGAATAACAAAGTGTTATTTCAAGTCAATTGCGCAATGACATAGGGGATAACTTTTTCACATGTCATTGCATTATTGGTCGgagatagcaaaacagtgcAATCTCAGTTACAAGAAGGTTTTTTGGCTAAACTAGGAGAAGAGGGGGTTTTTCACACACATTACAACATTGTCATTGAAGTTTGAACATGAGATATTACAagtatttgtttatgtttatatatatatatatattaatgtgtatttttttttttccccatttaGTTTGTATGGGACTGTTGCATTGTCTTTGAAATAAATGTTTTTCATTATGCATATTGAGTAGTTATGGCTTTAGGTAAACCCTACCATCACCCATCGATGCAGAGACCAGAATTCCACTGTCCACAGGCCCCAATCCAAGTTCGGGTCGAATCAGATACCAActattttatatttgttcGCACACGCTAATGGAAGcccttgaccaaaaaaaaaaaaaaaaaaaaaaaaaaaaaaacactaatgGAAGCCGCACTTCAATTCCGTGAGTGAGATGCATACTGCATACTCACTGACAGAGCCCCcctgaaatttcaatttcgtatattatatttatttctttttctatttcaatttcaattttattcctTGCAATGATTTAAGGGACAACCCTTTTAAGCAATAGCACGTTTGTTGCCAAGTTGTCTACTTTTAACATGCTTAGGCAAGCAAGCAAAGGCGAGGCAAGGGTAATACCTACAGCACCAGTTATTATTACTTCTACTATTTCctactttatttcttttgttataGTTTAAGACATCTGGGGAGATCTAGGTTGAAGTTGCAGATTTTTGGATTTAATTATGAATCtgaattatttttactttactTTTTATTGTAATCAATTTTTTATGATGATTTGTTTGACCTTAAGCGCTACTTTGCGAGGCCATATAAAACTCATATGCATAatatacattttttattttcaccgCATCTAACCATAGTTTGACGTTACCACTTCACATGattttttgaattataaaaaaggCCGAGTCGAACTTAGGATCTCTTCGAATTCATGTTTATAATAACACATTCACTAAAATATAATACGTAATTCACTTTGAGCAATAACACCATGGTTAAAAACTGGTGCCCAAAAAAACTTATGAGACATAATTCATAAGctaaaaagaaccaaaaaagaaaaaggaaatatctTTTTTGTCCTCTATtatgatattatattttatagcaAATAAGAGACCCAGAGAAGTTATAcaaatccaatttctttgacgtGTTGTTTGTTAGTAGTATCCGAAAAGGATTGGTTCTCAAATCTACAGCAAATACATGATGGCAAATGAAGAAAGTTGAttatgaaaattcaaactACACGTAATTCTTGATGAGAATGTTTATCAACCCTCCACATTTTGTACATAATTAGAGATGACT
This window encodes:
- the LOC18792121 gene encoding putative pentatricopeptide repeat-containing protein At3g23330, whose amino-acid sequence is MSSIQTLLKTLFKNPSTIKSQSQAKQLHAQILKTKGPSPPDLSFVLSVYSNLNLLHDSLTLFNTFHSPPTTLAWKSIIRCYTSHGLCRHSLASFVEMKAFGIYPDHNVFPSVLKSCTLIKDLRFGESVHGCIVRFGMDCDLYTCNALMNMYAKLEALAETGEQRFSAPKLFDGMPQRNQVSKFGSDLGSSVELSGRTVSLEVKSEGRMLLSDGNAKREVGGGDTLYSSQSNKLSNKLQVQVMGIDRNVNLISSREATPQIDAYREVDDKFNGNVNKVFMHKEDQRGTKVDSVRKVFDLMPKRDIVSWNTVIAGNAQNGMCEEALAMVKDMGNANLKPDSFTLSSVLPVFAEYVDVIKGKEIHGYAIRHGFDADVFVGSSLIDMYANCNRIKDSLRVFNLLPKRDAISWNSIIAGCVQNSMFDEGLIFFRQMLMGKIKPVPVSFSSTIPACAHLTTLHLGKQLHGYIIRGGFEDNVFVASSLVDMYAKCGNIRIARWIFDKMEQHDMVSWTAMIMGYALHGHAPDAFSSFEQMEGEAVKPNYVSFMAVLTACSHAGLVDKAWKYFNSMTKKYDIAPGIEHYAAVADVLGRAGRLEEAYQFISSMHMEPTGSVWLTLLAACRVHKNVELAEKVAEKIFTVDPENMGAYVLLSNVYSAAKRWKDAVKVRTCMRDKGLKKKPACSWVEVKNKVHAFVAEDKSHPYYDRIIEALDVISEQMEREGYVPNTNEVLHDVEEEQKKYLLYHHSERLAIAFGIISSPAGATIRVTKNIRVCVDCHAAIKFMSKIVGREMIVRDNSRFHHFKDGECSCGDYW